The Setaria viridis chromosome 9, Setaria_viridis_v4.0, whole genome shotgun sequence sequence gagcaTTATTATACCAACATCCGGCTACATCATCTCAccgatgactacttcgactactcgtctcgactagaaactaGTTGAGGACAGACACTAcatcatcgacaactagtcgagGACAAGTCCCAACTAGTCATCTTCATCAACAACAGTCacagcttcatcaacgaccgccATGGTTTCGTCGACAATCGCCCAAGAATCAAGCtaaatcatttttttaattattttatataattttttcggcttgttttccgcatgcagggcaacacgccgagtacttatttgtgtacatCTCTCAatggaaattaccctccagagctgcactttgccaattattcctagggcatgttaagtgacagccatgggcttggtacaccgaattacggaggctataggCACGAGTTTCgtgcactgagttccggaagctccgccaacaggcttggtacatcgaatttcaGAGGCTATGGtcatgggtttggtgcactgagtgctggaggctcacagcAACTACACCCTaagaggcacaaatcctatgagcggcaacacgcgctctcctcgccaaaaggtagaaaagtctcaatgactactttacgcgcaatcaCGCAGTCTTTTTGTtacaatgccgactacttattttaaatttCTTCTCTTAACGGTCATTAATCtccttgagcagaacacgccttaattcatGAAAacctcggatcttctgtcatgccttaATGCTAGAatacgagacaaagatctccgtagcagcagtgccagtacgcgtacacgagacaaatatctcacacgcagtggcgatggctaaatagggactcggagcataaacgtaataggctaactacttgggagaaatatggccgaaacaagagcatgacacacgacatttacattacattcatcacagaataaatttcagtagtttcaacattccacaatatgctacataatgtatgcatctcgttttgcaggtcaagcttcggcgacgactctctaggacgctcagcgtacctccaatggctctgctagctcccaggctcaggggctaagtgccaattactactcaaaATATTTCCAATGGCTAAACTAGCTTCCAAGatcgggggctaagcgctaaataactactcgacatgGCTCCTACGACTCACTTgtcgcataagctcgggggctgaacgCCGTAAAACTATTCAGATGATGTatggggctgataagctacacccaacagttgattttttcaagatgaaagaagaagattcaagattttattgaccctcagcctaattcttcgattcaacctaaggctcggggactactccatatggagtacgacTTTCCCCGCCCTCCATAtgacaatgaagattacaaaatcaagacgattaagggcttgagcacaccatagcctcatggcagctttgaagaactttgaaaATTCAGCCAGATAAAGTACTGGAGAAGCACTAAattactcggcgaggatctaaaaagtactcgaaaactgctgcattcaactatgaagtgctcggggacttgtcagggatagatccccagcacttgtaaggaaggaagaaggcggactcctactagaattttcctgtaatcctactaggattcataccatgtaatccagctaggactcctccttgtaaccgactagtaatctcaccccctggagtatataaaggagggcagggatccctagatcagtaggccaagacctcatagaactacAACAGATGACCAAATCCttaacaccaaacaacacccaaagcATAGGGTGCAATacacaacaccccaaacaggatgtagggtattatgctactctggcggcccgaacctgtataaattcgtgtcttgtgtcattgcttttaccttcgagttacaGATCCAACAATTCCCCACCAACTAATCTACTACCTCaagatacccctcggtaggttgtcaggtataaaacaccgacagtctTTTCTCCGACAACGTTGGCGGTAAGCTCATCCtgtgagacatcatctgggtgacgctcgTGTCGCGGGTTTCtatcccgttgctcttcttcttcatcctcttgtgCAGCAATGACGGCGAAGAGTTCTCACTATGGAGAatagcttcccgagcttgaagtgatgacctccgtggtgccgccttcctcgtagatgggcaaCAGAGGAGCTTCCTCTTGGTACGGGGGAGTGTCGAGGTAGGTAATGAGATGCGAATCTGCCTTGAGAgagggtggcttcatgttgggccagtagacaaaactgccttgaggagttgatgtgattaccaggccctgttgtggacctgataaaggaatcTTCTtatccggatccgagtagtagtcgaggtcatCGATCGCATctgtatcggattgtgatctggatagggCCATCTGATAGACATTGGTcacgttgcggagtccgaacgggaatcgactttgGTGGGAATCTGACTCGCATGATGGCTTATGTGTCagctcgtgaaagtcaatccgactggTGGAAGAAGTCGAGTGGAATTCGAACTCGTCCCcgcagcctctgactaggttcgaaattgaaaattcatcgAAATTATCGATGAGATCCTGCGGAGCTtagcgctggagcttcatggtttgctgcttcttcttcggggTCGAGGCAATATGATGGTGGAAATTTTCAGCAccatctgcgatgcaaacccaggagccaaagacgaacgttgcgcctgcttcaaacgcaacgattggcttgatgatgacttgtgccatcgagttcgccactGGATTCTTGGCGAGCTCCCCTACTTGGCgtaccagctgtcggtgtttagacccggcaacctactgaggggggtgccccaggtagtgttttggttagtggggctcgtcgagatcaggaatttgaaggtaaacgcaggcatatgatttagataggtttggactGCTaaattgcataataccctacgttctgtgtgttggttggattgaattgttttggagttggtccctgcctcgccttatatagcCGAGGGCAAGGTTACATGTCGGTTGGTTACGTCGGATACGACTGGAGGAGTTTCACttttattacaacgagtactttcctaatcctcgactagttcttatctttTCATGTAGACTACGTCGTCCTACGTTATGGTcttcatgtcagatgcgtctcagtatccagccctatatttaggaccgtccaaaccttctggtgggcctatagatgtatgtacgacaggccccgcgcgccgcccctacAGCTACTAACACCGGGGAAGATGaacatttttcttaaaaaaattgttgatattggtttaaaaaaatgttgaatatattttttcaagATGTTGAAATATGTGTTCCGAAAGGTTGAATGTACgttttataaaatgttgaatcaagTATTTTGCTATTGTTGATCAGACTTTAAACAAATGTTGAATCTGATATGCTAAAATCTTGAATCTCTTAATTTGGGTCTAATGAACTTTAAAACCATGATGCTTTTCCAACAATGAAACCTACATAGGAGCCTTGCATTCCTTTTTGCATCGCCATGACTCCATGACTTCATGTTTCCATATACTGAGCAATGCTGCATTTGTTTCATCGGATTTTCTTATTGCCAAATGCATCCATGCAAAGAAATCTAAGGCAGTGGTAGGATAGTGCCTGCATATCCTAATCGATCTGcattatcatttttttttctgtgaacGTGCATGACACGTTTTTCATTACAGATGGCAAAGCTCCGGAGAAGAACAGTGTACAACTTGTGAGATGGAGAAAGAAGAAATAATCTAGTCCGTCCAATGAAAATCCAGTGTCTGAAACGATCGAGTGAAAGCAAATAGCAGGTCCCGTTGTACTCCACCCCTCGCATGATCGGATCGGAGATCAAAGATAGCCAACAGTAAATAATCATACAGATACTGAGATGCAAGGACCAAAGTTGAGCACTTTCATTTATTCAATGAACCAATCACGACAGAAGACGTACACTTTCATTGCATACAGTTTTTACTTGGCAGCGACAACAAAACGACAAGGCAAGATCACCAAATTCCAGATGGCTGCAACCTGCAAGCGCACTGAATCTGTGAATCATGGACAAAGCACCACCAAGATCTAGTCTTTACCGACGTCttccacagcagcagcagcgccggcggccggatCATCATCAGCAGGCGCATCTCGGGGATCTGCATCCTGACACTTACCTTCATCGTTCATTGCAGGCGCGATGGCCACTGCATCTGTCTCTTCTTCCACAACAGCAGCAGGCGCATCTCTGGCATCCGCATCCTGACATTGTTCATCGTCTTCCACCCAAAACTCAACGGGGGGCACCACCACGTCCTTGTAGCTGCAGACGTAGGGCGCGTCGCTGCCGTGGTACGTGCCGGTCCACCTCCCCTCGTCGATGTCGCTGGCGTCCCACACGGAGGCGTAGAGGCGCATCGGCTTCTCCGGCCACGGCTCCCCCTCGCGGCGCTCCTCCCTCCGGATCAGCTCGCCGTCGACGCGCCACTCGATGGCCTTGGCGTCCCAGGCGATGGCGTAGTGGTGGAAGCCGTCGGAGGGGTCGAAGGGGAGCCGGTGGATCtgctccctgccgccgccgcctccgacgtgGTAGTTGGTCTGGAGGGCGCGCTTGTCGTTGCCGAGGAACTCGAAGTCGATCTCGTCCATCTCCCTGCAGCCCTCGAGGGAGGAGAGGTAGAGGTTGTAGTTGAGCCCCGAGGCGTCCCCCGCGGGGGCGCGGATGGTTGCGGCCACGGCGCTGCCGgggaggaagcggtggcgggAGCGCCAGCGCGAGCCGTCCCTGCCGTCGTGGTCGTAGGTGAAGGTGACGTGGATCTCGCCGGTGTCGGGCTCGTGGCGGCACGCCTCCGGGCGGTAGTCCACGGCGATGCCCGCCAGCGGCTGCGTGCCGTGGGGGTGGTGCGCGTGCGGCGCCGCGTTGCCCGGCTCGGATTCGGACGCCATGGTGGATCGAATCGATCGGTGGTGGAGCAGCGGAGTGGAAGGAGAGTGGACTGCGTCTCGAGACCGAGCTGTGCGGAAGAGCAAGCATTCTCGTGGGTTTTTTGTTGAGCCGGTTCCGCTCCGCGACAGGAGCCGGTGGTGTGCCGCGAGCCCGCCACAGGCACAGGCACGTGCTCTCCACCgctctctattagccgaccacggCGCAGATTGCCGCTTGCCGCAGAAGCAGGAGAGCGTAGGCACGTTCTACTTCAATAACCATTTCAGCAGCTCGATGCTAGATTAGAAAGCACGATACGATTGAGACGATCAGATGAGAACAGTGGAGAAGCAGTAGTGCACAAACATCTCATGACATGGATTCAACTCTACAAAACAAATCCCACGGTTGCAGCTTACGAGCCAAGCTTACACGACTATCAGTTTACAGGAGGACAAACCCATACTGGCATGAGGTCACCAATCATCCTGCAGAAATGATTCTAGACATAGCCCTCCAGCAGCACACTTCCATTCACCTCCCTGTGCTCCACGTTCTTCAGCGGGAACGATTGGCTTCCACCAAACGCCAGGTTGTTGAGCCCTTCGCTCGCTAGCCATACAGGCAGTACCTCCACGACAACCTTCTGAACCAGCTTTTCCTCCTGGAAGTCGTTTAGAAGCGACGCAAAGCTTTCCCCGGCCTCTCTGAAATCCACCAGCACGCTGCAAAGCCCTCGCTGTGCGAGGAGTTGAAGGATGGAGTCTAGATCTATCTGACGAAGGACGGCGACTTCAACCCCGGCTGGCTCCACGGTGATAGGGCTATCAGCAAGAACTATCGCCTTAGATGCATGCTCTTCGCTGAGAGATGGGATATGTAGTCGGGAACTTTCTCCCTGTGCTATGATGATATACTGAGGTTGGTTTGCGCCAGCTTCGTGCGAGACCGGTAAGGTTGACATTTTGGCCAGGTCGCTTGAAATTATGACTCCGTCGTATTCTTTCATCAATTGCGAGTAGTACCCACCTGACAGATCAGCTCCCTTCCCAAGTTGGTTTGTGACGATTCCATTCATTGAGAGTGTAGCTCTGTTATTCGTTTAACGAATAAAAACCATCACCAACATTGCATATTGTATCTAAAGGGGGGCAGCATAAAGCACTGTTTGGGAACAAAGAGTGTGATAAATTGAAGTGAATAACTACACTAACATAGATGAAGCAAGCAATGGCATTCAACATTTTGCCAGGACAGAAATGAGCACAATTTTGGTACACAGACTAAGAAAATGAATATTGTTACCCTAACAAGCATGAAGCACTGAGCActcagcatttttttttccagatcaCAGTTTATAATAGGATCTATGGTCCAACATATATTTCAATGTCCAGCTATGCACACCAAGCATTAACACTGCCTATCGATTACCAGATCCCTTGGTGCAAATGTGAACACAGACTTTAGCAAAGTTAAAAGATTTTAGCTGAGATACTTAGTCACTTAGAGTTGGATATTTACCTCAAAGTCGCAAAAGCCTTCCCGGTGAGCATGCGATGAATGTAAGCTTCATTTAGTTTGCGACACAACACTTCCTCCACGCCCACCCTCACATCTATCCCAGCACCTTGGAGCTTTTCAATCCCTTTGGATGCCACAATAGGATTTGGGTCAGTCATCCCCATGACAACTTCCTTTACTTTTGCATTGATTAGTGCTTCAGTGCAAGGAGGAGTCCTCCCGTAGTGGTTGCAGGGCTCCAAGCTCACATAAGCAGTTGCATTCTCAGCTAAATCACCTGCATCTCTCAGAGCAAAGACCTGCACATGATTTTAACACCGTACTCAGTTGTGATATTGCACAGACAATGATAATTGGCATTGCAAGTTCTTAAACCAGTGTAATTATTAGAGTATGTATAGTCATATATTGTGTTGTACTCATCTTACTTGTACCCCAAGCCTATatggctatatatatatatgaaggtCACCCCCCATCTAAGGGTGTGTgtttccctctctctctatctctctacaGTAATACATATACAAAAGTATAGCGATTTGAGAATTAAAAATTGGGAACTGATTTAAACTGTTTATAGTAGGGAAACTTTAAGTAGAGTGGAGTAGGAAGATTCAGCATCTAATGTCCAAAAATAAATTATTAAAAATTCTTCTAGAATCATTCCTGCATAAAAGACAATTGTTGTCACTGTTATACACTGATGGAGATTGATATTTTGTTTGTTTAGGAGTTACTTGATGGTTATTTTTATACACCATGATGGTATAGCTATATTGGAAAGCTTAGTGTTTTGCACCATAAAAAAAAGTGGATGAGTGCTTGGTTACCAGCTACAAGTGAGTAGTGACATCCACAAAGTAAAGAGACAAGCTTGGTATACTGGCGGGTATTTTTACAATATGTAATTTTTGCTGTGATACACTAATTTTCTTCGCACAGCAATAAACTTTGTTGATTCATACTGGTGTGTAGGGCACTCTGTGAAAACTGAAAATTAGTGATTACTTTCCATAAATTTTAAGAGTTGATGTTTAATGAATATATGTTCGGCATCGAATGTCTCGTTGGCTAAAAGTGCAGAACACTTGACAATTCAACATAGCAATCAGTTCTGAATATCGAAGAACTGGTTCTTACTACAATGGATAATTCGATCTACTCCTCTATGATCCACAGTTTACTTAAGAAATCATTTGTTACAAGCGGTGAATTCCATTATGCTTTACAATGATCAACCATCAGAATATTTTCCTTTAGTGAGATTAAAGCATCCAGCAAAAGACTGAGAGTGTGAGACGTGTGACCTCGGCGTGTGGCTGGCCGGCTTTGGGGTGGAATCCCTCTCCGACGACGCGGCCGTCGCGGACGATGACACATCCCACCATAGGGTTGGGGCTGGTGTGGCCGGCCGCCTTGCGCGCCAGCTCCACGCACCGCCGCATGTAGTGGCGGTCCAAGTCCCCCGCCGCCTGCGCCTGGCACCGCACGCCGGCCGCGACACAGGCGCGGGAAGGGGAGGCCAGGGAGGCGGCGCGGACGGGGCGCGCGGAGAGGTGCGGGCGCGAGACGAGCGAGGAGGCCATGGTCGGCGCGCGGAGGCGAGAGAAGCCCAATCCGAGGGGCAGTGTGTGCGCGGAGGCAGGGAGAGGGAGAGTTTGGTTGGGTTTGGGACGGTTGGCTGCGGAGGGCGCGTACCTTTCAATCAGTAGCGAGCCCGTGCGTGAGGAGCGCAGCCGCACCCAACTCCAtccccccgcgccgccacgcGCCCCCGTCCCGCCCCtccaccctcgccgccggctcctgTGCCGGGCTGCCCTCCCCGCGACCTCATCGTTGTCGTCTGCCGCGGCTCCAACCCTTCATCCCCAACCGTAGCGCGGCGGTTATGACTTGCCTGGCCGCGCTGCAAGACGTCGCCGGCGCGGAGGTGCCTCTCCCTCTCGGCCTTCGCCTCCAGCCCCCTTTTCGTCACCGGCCGTCATTGGtttggctcgccgccggccaccgcatCTTCTCTCGCCGGTGCGTCCGTTCCTCCCTCGCTCGGCGAAT is a genomic window containing:
- the LOC117838438 gene encoding riboflavin biosynthesis protein PYRD, chloroplastic; the protein is MASSLVSRPHLSARPVRAASLASPSRACVAAGVRCQAQAAGDLDRHYMRRCVELARKAAGHTSPNPMVGCVIVRDGRVVGEGFHPKAGQPHAEVFALRDAGDLAENATAYVSLEPCNHYGRTPPCTEALINAKVKEVVMGMTDPNPIVASKGIEKLQGAGIDVRVGVEEVLCRKLNEAYIHRMLTGKAFATLRATLSMNGIVTNQLGKGADLSGGYYSQLMKEYDGVIISSDLAKMSTLPVSHEAGANQPQYIIIAQGESSRLHIPSLSEEHASKAIVLADSPITVEPAGVEVAVLRQIDLDSILQLLAQRGLCSVLVDFREAGESFASLLNDFQEEKLVQKVVVEVLPVWLASEGLNNLAFGGSQSFPLKNVEHREPGNAAPHAHHPHGTQPLAGIAVDYRPEACRHEPDTGEIHVTFTYDHDGRDGSRWRSRHRFLPGSAVAATIRAPAGDASGLNYNLYLSSLEGCREMDEIDFEFLGNDKRALQTNYHVGGGGGREQIHRLPFDPSDGFHHYAIAWDAKAIEWRVDGELIRREERREGEPWPEKPMRLYASVWDASDIDEGRWTGTYHGSDAPYVCSYKDVVVPPVEFWVEDDEQCQDADARDAPAAVVEEETDAVAIAPAMNDEGKCQDADPRDAPADDDPAAGAAAAVEDVGKD